CATTCCCCACTGGGACTGAGAGAATCCTGTCCCAAACTGATCCCTATCCCAGGATAAAACCCACCCCATTCCCCACTGGGACTGAGGGAATCCTGTCCCAAATCGATCCCTGTCCTAGGATAAAGCCCACCCCATTCCCCACTGGGATTGAGGGAATCCTGTCCCAAACTGATCCCTATCCCAGGATAAAACCCACCCCATTCCCCACTGGAACTGAGGGAATCCTGTCCCAAACTGATCCCTATCCCAAATAAAACCCACCCCATTCCCCACTGGAACTGAGGGAATCCTGTCCCAAATTGATCCCTATCCCAGGAGAGAATCCTGGCCCTCTCTGATCCCTATCCCAGGATAAAACCCACCCCATTCCCCACTGGGCCTGAGGGAATCCTGTCCCCACTGAACCCCTATCCTGGGAtgagcattcccagctccagccccggaGCTGCCACTGACCTTTGATTTCCAACCACTGCTCGtaatcctcctcctcatcctcatccggGGCCTGGAAGACGCTGAGGCGGCTCAGGACGgggctgggtttgggatgggagagGCTCCGGGCCTGGAGCATCCGGCTCAGGGCCTGCCCCGGCCGCTTCCCCAGCAGCGCCGGCTTCTTCCCGgagctcggagctggggcatTCCCAGAGTTGTTGGGGGGATTCGGGGCAGTTTCTGAggagagaaggaagggaaaTTATTCCTGGGAATCCTGGGTTTGGTGTGGGaaaggctctggggctgccccgGTTGGTTTTTCCTGGAGTTTGGAGCAGCGACATTTCCAGAGTTGTTGGAaagatttggggcagtttctgaGGGGacaatgaaagagaaattattccTGGGAATTCTGGGTTTGGGCTGGGGCGTCCCTGGAATtgttggagggatttggggcagtttctgaAGAGAGAATGAAGGGGAAAAGAGGTCCTGGGAATCCCAGGTTTGGTGTGGGAAAGGCTTTGGGCCTGCCCTGGCTGCTTTTTCCTGGAGTTTGGAGCAGCGACATTTCCAGAGTtgttggagggatttggggcagtttctgaggggagaaggaaagggaaattaTTCCTGGGATCCCTTTAATTTAAGATGTTTAAGGCTTAAACCCCAATCTTAAGGGGGAAAGCCCCCCaattttaaggggaaaaaaacccccaattttaaggggaaaaaaccccccaatttTAAGGGGGAAAACCCCCCCAAttttaagggggaaaaatatttttggggtATAAATTCCTCCTAAACTCCTCTGGAAGAGCTCATGGAATAttttcagggagcagcagggatcTGGAGCCCTCCTGGGGCCAGGAAGGACCTACCAGCactggatttttccctctgGAGCTTCAGgaattgctgcaggaagctcccgTCGTTCACAAACTTGTTGGACACAGAGGCCTCGCTTTCAGAGCCGTCGTCGCTGAGCGGGGACAGGAAAACGGGAGCTGGAATTTGGGagcttcccagcccttcccacgtgggatttggggcagtgAAAACCCCAGGAATTGGTCATTTTCCTCACCTACCACTGAATTCCCAAAAGAACCCCAAATCTCGTTCCTGCTCAGGGATTTATCCATACTCCCCACCCGGTGCCTGCTCCATTAAAATTGGGATTTTCCTCCCTCAACTCCACCAAATCCAGGATTTTTCCCTCCCTAATCCACCAAAACCCGGATTTTCCTCCCTCAACTCCCCTTCCCAACCACTCCCATTTGCCGGCAGCCAATCCCCCGGGATTCCGCGGAATTCCAGCCGTACTCTCCGAGCAGCGGGAGCTGCGGGATGCTGAGGGAATTCTGCCgcgcctgctgctccagccggGCCTCGATTTCCCGTTTTTTCTGGGCGatcagctcctcctgctgcaggataTTCACGCTTGTCTTGGCCGACTTGGATTGGGACACTCCGAACCACCGGCTCGCCTTCCCTgagggaaaagggtgggaattAACACGGGAATTATTCCCTGAGGGAAAAAAGGCGGGATGTAACAGGGACCATCCCAGACCAGGGCTCGCCTTCCCTGTGGGAAGAGGCAGGGAATGAACAGGGATCATCCCAAATCAAGGGTTGCATTCCCTGAGAGGAAAAAGGCGGGATTTAACAGGGATCATCCCAAATCAAGGGTTGCATtccctgaggggaaaaaggcgggaTTTAACAGGGATCATCCCAAATCAAGGGTTGCATTCCCAGAGAGGAAAAAGGCGGGATTTAACAGGGATCATCCCAAATCAAGGGTCACATTCCCTGAGGGGAAAAGGCGGGATTTAACAGGGACTATCCCAGACAGGGCTCGCCTTCCctgtggggaaagggggggaatcAACAGGAATAATCCCAAATCAAGGGTCGCATtccctgaggggaaaaaggcaggATTTAACAAGGACCATCCCAAATCAAGGGTCACATtccctgaggggaaaaaagcgggGTTTAACAGGGATCATCCCAGACCAGGGCTCGCCTTCCCTGTGGGAAGAGGGGGGGAAAGAACAGGGATCATCCCAAATCAAGGGTTGCATTCCCTGAGAGGAAAAAGGCGGGATTTAACAGGGATCATCCCAAATCAAGGGTCACATTCCCTGAGAGGAAAAAGGCGGGATTTAACAGGGATCATCCCAAATCAAGGGTCGCATTCCCTGAGAGGAAAAAGGCGGGATTTAACAGGGATCATCCCAGACCAGGGCTCGCCTTCCCTGTGGGAAGAGGCAGGGAATGAACAGGGATCATCCCAAATCAAGGGTTGCATTCCCTGAGAGGAAAAAGGCGGGATTTAACAGGGATCATCCCAAATCAAGGGTCACATTCCCTGAGGGGAAAAAGTCGGGATTTAACAGGGATCATCCCAAATCAAGGGTCACATtccctgaggggaaaaaggcgggaTTTAACAGGGATCATCCCAAATCAAGGGTCACATTCCCTGAGAGGAAAAAGGCGGGATTTAACAGGGACCATCCCGAACCAAGGGTCACATTccctgtgggaaaagggcagggTTAACATGGGATCACCCCGAACCATGATTCACATTCCCTGGGGAAAAAGTGAGGGAAATAAATGTGGGATCACCCCGAATCAAGGGTCACATTTCCTAAGGGAAAAAGGCAGGATTAATGCAGGGACCGTCCCGAATTCAGCTTCCATGTgggaaaataaaggaattaaTGGGGATATCATCCCAAACCAAGGCTGGTTTTCCCTGTGGGAAAAGGGGGCAATTAATGTGGGATCATCCCAGACCAAGGGTCACATTCCCtgtgggaaaagaggaggaattaaTGTGGGGACCGTTCCGAATTTGACTTTCCtgtgggaaaagaggaaaaattaatgGGGAAACCATCCTAAATCAAGGCTTGCAGTCACTGTGGAAAAAGGGGAGGAATTAGCATGGGGACCATCCCAAACTTAGCTTTCCtatgggaaaaaggggaaaaaatcaacAGCGGGGTCTCCACGAACCACCAGCTCAGCTTTCCTACgagaaaagagagagggaataACAGTTGGATTTCctgtgggaaaaggggaagaaaaatcaaCAGTGCAGCCTTCCCGAACCACCGGCTCTGCTTCCCTGTGGGAAAAGTAACAGAGGAGCCATCTCGAACCACCAGCCCGGCTTCCCTGCGGGAAAACGAGCTGGGAATGAACGCGGGGATCCGTCCCGAACCCCCAGCTCGGCTCCGCGGTGGGAAAAAACGAGGGAATTTAACGAGGGGGCCTCCCGGAGCCCCAGACTCCACGGGCACACCCCCACCCCCGGGcacaccccccacccccagctcccGGAGCCCCGGGAGCGGTGGGACCGAGTCGAAGGATGGCAGAGAGGCAGGAGGAATAGAGCAGAGCCCCAGGAGGGCCGGGGCAGagccgggagcggcgggaggcggccgggccgggccgtacCTGGCGCATCCCTGTGGTTGTCCATTTTGGAGCTCCGGTCCCAGCATGCCCCGCACCGGGCgcgccgcgccggggccgcgccgccgcAAAGGGCCTTGGGAGATGTAGTCCCTCGAGGGGGCCTAGCTTCCCGTCGCACCGAGCCCCGCTCGCGTCGCCACCGAACCGCCCCGCGCAGGCGGCTCCGCCGCTACGGTCGTTCCCCGGTTCGCACCGCATCCAATCGGTGCGAAAGGCCGGACTACAACTCCCGTCTCCCCTCCGCGCAAGAGGCGGTCGGACTCCAACTCCCGCCGTGCCCCTCGCCCTCCGCCCGTGTTGTCGGCGgccccaagatggcggcggtggcggcgggcgcggcggcccctcagcagccgccgccgcctcagcAGCCGCCGCAgccggcgggaggcggcgggagcggctccggggaggcggcgggagccgcGGGTGGTgccggaggcggcggcggaggtgccggaggcggcggcggcgcagcCGGGCCCGCGCCGGGGTCGGGgtcgggcggcggcgcggccgcgggcGAGTCGTGGTACCTGGCGCTGCTGGGCCTGGCCGAGCATTTCCGCACGTCCAGCCCGCCCAAGGTGCGGCTGTGCGTGCACTGCCTGCAGGCCGTGCTGCCCCGCAAGCCCCCGGCCCGCATGGAGGCCCGCACGCACCTCCAGCTCGGCTCCGTCCTCTACCACCACACCCGCAACGGCGACCAGGCCCGCGGGCACCTGGAGAAGGCGGTGAGCggggcaggggggctggaatggggtcagggaggtggtgggcagggctgggggagacGGGGGGCTTGGGAAGGGGGAAGCGGGGGGTTCTAGAGCGTGGATAAAGGATTGGGGGTGGTGGGGATGGGAATCTGGGTAGCTGGAGAAGGTAACGAGtaggggagggggcggccgaGGGGGTCCTGGCAGCTAGAAAaggtgaggagcagggaaaggggacagTAGGAGGGTCCTGGCACAGAGCGGGAGGATAATGGGGGGTTCTGATGGGTTTTAGTCTCAGCCTAACCCGCTGTGTTCTCTTGCAGTGGCTGATATCCCAGCAGGTATCCTTTTCCCGGGATCCAGGAAGGGCTCTGAGCTGGAAACAACTCTCTGGAAACTCCCAAAGCACCTTAAAGGGCCTGGGGGTGGGCATTTGTTGGGTGTTTTTATCTGCTCCATCACTGCTTTCATGGAACCACAgagtgatttgggttggaagggaccttaaatcccatctcgTCCCAATTTTCCTGAGGGTTGGGAGGTTTTTGGAGgtcaggctgctgctgtttcccagctggaatttgTTATTCCCTTAACTCTGGTGCCAGATCCCCCAGTTTGAAGATGTGAAGTTTGAGGCGGCCAGTTTGCTGTCGGAGCTGTACTGCCAGGAGGTGAGTGAGAGaaaccctccaaaaaccccTCTGTGCTCCTTTAGTTTGGGTTTGGAACGGGATATTCCTGTTAGGAGTCTGGTTTCTGGGATGAGaggctttttttcctgtcttactGTGGAAGTTTTTGCTGGAATTGCAACGAGGGTTTCCCACTGCAAAAGGAATTTTGCTTGGCCAAAGGATTTCTTTAGTCCTCATTAAACAAATGCTGAttttgggggaggaagggagcaAAATCCAAGGTTTTCCTCAGGGTTTTGGAATCCTGgagtgatttgggttggaagggacttgaaGGATCATCCCTTCCAATGGGAAGGACACCTTCCatcatcccaggttgctccaatctggacacttccagggatggggcagccacagcttctttgggaattccatcccagcccctccccaccctcacagggaggaattccatCTCAAAATCCCATCGAAGTGGAAAGTGGGGAAACAATTCCCTgtctccatcccttgtccaaagtctttctttccatggaaatccccagttggattatCCCACGTTTTGTCCTCGTTCCTGTCCTTGGGAAGTTGTGCTGATTTCCTCCACAGCCATTTCCTGGGCAGGATTTTGCTTCGAATCAccaaatcccagaatggttcagtcccatccagtcccacacttcccactatcccaggtttctccaagtcccatccaacccgaCCTTGGacattccagggatggagcagccccaCCAAACTTTTCCCctcttatttttattgcttcCCACGCCTTGATCCCTCATTCCCAAGCCTCCCCAGAGGGATCAGTGGGATTATCCAAGGAGTTTAAAGGCTGGCTGATCCTAGAATCCCAGGaatcccgggatttgtgttGACTGGGGGGTGTTTGTGTTGCAGAATTCCGTGGATACGGCCAAGCCCCTGCTGCGCAAAGCCATCCAGATCTCCCAGCAAACTCCTTACTGGCACTGCAGGCTGCTCTTCCAGCTGGCTGTGAGTCATTGGGGCAGCAattccttggggaaaaaaaagcctggaaAAACCCTGTATTCCCATTCAAAACGGCGTGGATGCATTTCACTCCCTTattccctaaaaaaatccctgttaATGGAGAGGGAAAAGGCAATTCCGGGCTGGGAATTGGTGTTGGGATTGGAGCCAGGAATCAGACGGGATCACCCTGTAGGAGTTAGGGGACATGGAATTCCAAGGATGGAATTGGAGGATCTGCCTCCAGTTTTAACCCATTCCTCATgaattttaagggaaaaaaccaactcTCTGGGCTCAGACAAATCCTTGGAAACACCACAGATTTCTTTGGAAAACGGATCTAAAAGCAGATAATTCCTGCAAGGAGCAGGAATTTATAAATCCAGGGATGGGATAACAGCCTTTTCTTGGGATTCACAAAGCCAATCCTGAGGTTTtatggattttgttttttttgtttgtttcccccCATTTCAGCAACTCCACACCCTGGAGAAGGATTTGGTGTCGGCCTGTGACCTGCTGGGAGTGGGGGCAGAGTACGCCCGGGTGGTGGGCTCTGAGTACACCAGGTGAGAATTCCCGGGATTTCTCCCGCCATTCCTGCCATTTCCTGCCCAAATTCCCTGGCATTTCCTCCCCGAGTCCCCTGGGATTTCCTCCCTGATTTTCTCCCTGATTCCCTGCCTGAATTGCCTAGGATTTATTCCTTGAGTCCCCTGGGGTTTTCTCCTGGATTTCCTGCCCGAATTCCTTGGGATTTCCTACCTGAATTCCTGGGTTTTCTCCCCCGATTTCCctggcattcccacctggagtTCCTTGGGATTTTCTTCCTGAGTTCCCTGGGATTTCCTCCTTGAGTTCCCCAGGAATTTCTCTCTCAGATCCCttaacccttttttttccccctgcttttGAAGGTGGAAAAAggcaatttctttttccttttttttttttttttgtggattgagtaattttttggggggaatttaacgttattttatttcattccagAGCCCTCTTTCTGCTCAGCAAGGGGATGGTGAGTtggaagtaattttaaaataaatgattcCCTGTTTAATGCCAAATTCCAGGGGATATTTTTGGGATAAGCAGGATTTTTGTGGATAAGTTTGACcttttttcctgagtttttctggaaggaaaaaaggatcaTTGtgatttttccctggattttttgtAATGAGGGATGGAAGGGGTGGTGGGGTGAGAGGGCTGTGGGAATCAGGTGAATATTCCAATCCTAATTCCCTGGAATtagagaatcctggaatggtttgggttggaacaaccagggacaccttccactatgccaggctgctccaacctggccttggggaattccagggatcAGGCAGCCACAATTCCATGGGAAACTGCCATTCCCTGAGTGTTGATCCCGAAAATAACGAGTTTTCCTTGGgaattgcagctgctgctgatggagAGGAAGCTGCAGGAGGTTCACCCGCTGCTGACGCTGTGCGGGCAGATCGTGGAGAACTGGCAGGGAAATCCCATCCAGAAGGAATCCCTCAGGGTCTTCTTCCTGGTCCTGCAGGTCACACATTACCTGGATGCTGGCCAGGTACGTGGCacattccagctgggaatttgggagaggAATACTTCCTAAAGAGTCagctctgaggggattttggggatttttttttttttttttataatggaAGGGAATTGCTGTTGATTTTGAttggaaatgaaagaaagagTGAGGGAATGACACTAATTTGGGCAGGTTTTCCGTGATATTTTTATATCCATGCTGGCCTCTGTTGCTTCCATGGTGTGTTGGAGGAGATAacaggaattttttgggaattttgggaatattttgagcATCCCTTGGTCCTGTTTACCACCACGAAGCGCTGAGTGTCGTCAATCTTAAATCAACCCCAAATTCTGAACCAACCCCCTGAACGTGGGAGTTATGGATCCTCTGGGAAGTTTCCCCACTCCAaaagctgggaagcagcaggaatgtcaggaattcccactgggaattGTCCCTTTGCCCAGGTGAAGAGTGTGAAGCCGTGCctgaagcagctgcagcagtgcaTCCAAACCATCTCCACCCTGCACGACGACGAGATCCTGCCCAGCAACCCCGCTGACCTCTTCCACTGGCTGCCCAAGGAGCACATGTGTGTGCTGGTCTACCTGGTGAGAGCCGCTAATTAGCGCTAATTGCTAATTAATGAGGATTAATTAATGATCTGAGCTGGATCTCACAGTCCCGCCCAGCTGCTTGGTGCTGTTTCTGTCTCAGTGTCCATGGGGTGATGCTGAGGGGGCTGCTGGGTGTGTGAGGAGATTCCAGCTTGGAAATGGGAATTAATGGATTAATAATTGATTAATTGATTAATTAATACCTGATTCAAAGGGAAATGTAGGCATTTGTACAAAGCAGAGCCACTTTGGCTTAATTTTGTTACCTGCTTCTGCCCCAGTGTCCATGGGGTGATGCTGAGGGGGCTGCTTGGTGTGTGAGGAGATTCCAGCTTGGAAATGGGAGTTAATTAATAAATAGTTAATTATTTGATTAATTAATATCTGATTCAAAGGGAAATGTAGGCATTTGTACAAAGCAGAGCCACTTTGGCTTAATTTTATCAGCTGCTTGGTGCTGGTTCCACCTCAGTGTCCATGGGGTGATGCTGCTCAGTGTGTGTGAGGAGATTCCGGCCTGGAAActggaattaattaattaataatcaATGTATTTATTAATTAACACCCAGCTCAAAAGAAAATGGAGTTATTTGTATAAAGCAGAGCCACTTTGGCTTAATTTTGTTACCTGCCTGGTGCTGTTTCTGCCCCGGTGTCCGTGGGGTGATGCTGAGGGGACTGCTCAGGGTATGAGGAGATTCCAGCTTGGAAATTTGAATTACTTAATTaacaattaattattttattaattaataCCTGACTCAAATGAAAATGGAGTTACTTGTACAAAGCAGAGCCACTTTGGCTTAACTTTATTATCTGCTTGGTGCTGCTTCTGCCCTGGCGTCCGTGGGGTGatgctgagggagctgctcaGGGTATGAGGAGattccaggctggaaatgggaattaaat
This region of Aphelocoma coerulescens isolate FSJ_1873_10779 chromosome 28, UR_Acoe_1.0, whole genome shotgun sequence genomic DNA includes:
- the MAU2 gene encoding MAU2 chromatid cohesion factor homolog, which produces MAAVAAGAAAPQQPPPPQQPPQPAGGGGSGSGEAAGAAGGAGGGGGGAGGGGGAAGPAPGSGSGGGAAAGESWYLALLGLAEHFRTSSPPKVRLCVHCLQAVLPRKPPARMEARTHLQLGSVLYHHTRNGDQARGHLEKAWLISQQIPQFEDVKFEAASLLSELYCQENSVDTAKPLLRKAIQISQQTPYWHCRLLFQLAQLHTLEKDLVSACDLLGVGAEYARVVGSEYTRALFLLSKGMLLLMERKLQEVHPLLTLCGQIVENWQGNPIQKESLRVFFLVLQVTHYLDAGQVKSVKPCLKQLQQCIQTISTLHDDEILPSNPADLFHWLPKEHMCVLVYLVTVMHSMQAGYLEKAQKYTDKALMQLEKLKMLDCSPILSSFQVILLEHIIMCRLVTGHKATALQEISQVCQLCQQSPRLFSNHAAQLHTLLGLYCISVNCMDNAEAQFTTALRLTTHQELWAFIVTNLASVYIREGNRHQELYSLLERINPDHNFPVSSHCLRAAAFYIRGLFSFFQGRYNEAKRFLRETLKMSNAEDLNRLTACSLVLLGHIFYVLGNHRESNNMVVPAMQLASKIPDMSVQLWSSALLRDLNKACGNAMDAHEAAQMHQNFSQQLLQDHIEACSLPEHNLITWTDGPPPVQFQAQNGPTTSLASLL